A window of bacterium genomic DNA:
TGTGAGTGTATAGAAAGCCAATCCTCGGTGACAACCGCCTCTTCGAGGGATAGAGTAAGTTGATGAAGTTTTTGTATCGGGTTATTCATTATTTAACCTGCTAGCTCAAGTCTAGGTTTTTCACCAATAGAGGGGGAGGCAGGGAGTTGATCTTTTATTGTTATCCAAGCCTCTCTTAGGTTTATAAGAAGGCTTTTTGCGCCATCGAGAAGGTCTTCGCGGTCATTAATATTCGCTTCAATAAGTTGGTTATTCACAAAGTTATAAATCGAGAAGAGGTTCGTAGCAATTTCGCCGCCTCGCTGCATATCCAGGCAGGTGATTAGTTCATTGATGACTTTTTG
This region includes:
- the fliS gene encoding flagellar export chaperone FliS codes for the protein MPGSYDAVDQYRKTAVNTASPLELVVMLYDGAIRFIDAGKIAMAKKDLEAQNTNLQKAQKVINELITCLDMQRGGEIATNLFSIYNFVNNQLIEANINDREDLLDGAKSLLINLREAWITIKDQLPASPSIGEKPRLELAG